Below is a window of Hydrogenimonas sp. SS33 DNA.
TCTGACCCTCGGGGCCAACCCGAGCCGGATCAATCCCCTTCTGGCGACCGATAGCGCCAGCGGGGAAGTGACGGGGTGGATCTTCAACGGACTGGTCAAATTCGACAGACATGCCAATATCGTCGGCGATCTCGCCGAATCGTGGGAGTTTCTCTCGCCGACGCACCTGCGCTTCCATCTGCGCGAAGGAGTGAAATGGCAGGATGGCAAACCCTTTACTTCCGAAGATGTGGTTTTTACCTTCGACCTGACCCGTTCCCCCAAACTCTTCACCCCCTATGCCAGCGACTTCCGCTATGTGAAACGTGTCGTAGCGGTCGACAGTAAGACAGTGGATGTCTTCTACAAAGAGCCCTACTACAAGGCTGTCTCCATCTGGATGATGGGGATACTCCCGGCCCATCTGTGGCGGGGCGTGAAGGACCCTATGACATCCAGCCTCAACCGCCACCCCGTCGGAACGGGCCCCTACAGGCTGGTCTCCCTCGCCAACTCCGGGGACGTGGTCCTGAAGGCAAACCCCGATTATTTCGAACACAAGCCCAACATCGAAACGATCCACTACCACTTCATCCCCGATCCGACGACCCAGTTTCTGATGCTCAAGGCCCACAAGCTCGACCTGGGTTCTCTGACGCCGCTGCAGATCGAAAAGCAGATCGACGCCTCTTTCAAGGCGTTCTACCGCATCGTTACCCTGCCGGGGCGGGGGTATACCTACCTGGGTTTCAACCTCAAACGGGACAAATTCAAAGATCCCCGGGTACGCAGGGCGATCGACATGGCCATCGACAAAAAGGCGTTGGTCGACATTCTCTTTTTCTCCCACGGCAAAGTGTGCCTCGGCCCCTTCATGCCGGGCACCTTCGCCTACCCGAAAAACCCGCCGAAGCCGCTCTACGACCCCAAGCGGGCAAAGGCGCTGCTGGCGGAGGCCGGGTATGACGAGGCCCATCCGCTGACGTTCACCATTACGACCAACGCCAACAACGCCACACGGCTCTATGCCGCCCAGATCATCCAGTATCAACTGGGAAAGATCGGCGTGAAAGTCAAGATTCGGGCGATGGAGTGGCAGGCCTTTTTGAACACGGTCGTCACACCGCGGCGGTTTGATGCCATTTTGCTGGGCTGGAGCCTGGGGCTCATCCCCGACGCCTACCCCCTCTGGCACTCCGACTCCGACAAGCTGGGAGGCTTCAACCTGGTGGGCTACCACAACAAAGAGGTGGACCGGCTCATCGAGGAGGCGGAGCGCAGCACCGATATGAAGAAGGTGGGGCGCCTCTACCGGAAAATCTTCGGGCTGATCGCCAAAGACCGCCCTTACGTCTTTCTCTACATTCCCGACGCCATCACCGTCGTCAATCGGCGCATCACCCCCATCGTCCCCTCCGTCATCGGCATCATGCACAACCAGATCGACTGGATCAAGCCGTGACGCGCCCCATTATCCTTTTCGATCTGGACGGCACCTTGATCGACTCTACCGAGGCGATCTTGGAAAGTTTCGCCTACGCCTGCCGGAGATTCGGCAAAGCGGTGCCGGATCGGGAGAGGGTGACGGCGATGATCGGTATTCCCCTGGGGGCCATGTTCGAGCGAACCGGCGTCCCCGACGGGGAGGTGCCGCGCTTCGTGGAAGCCTACAAAGAGCGCTACCGGGCCATCAGCTGCGAAAAGACCCGGCTGCTTCCCGGGGCGAAAGAGGCGCTGGAGAGGGCATCGGCTTTCGCGCGCCTCGGCGTGGTGACGACCAAAACGGGAAAATACTCCATCGAAATTCTGAAGCATCTGGGGGTGATGGATTGCTTCGAGACCCTGGTGGGCAGTGAAGATGTTACCCGCCACAAACCCCATCCCGAACCGATTTTCGAAGCGCTTCGGCGCATGGGCGGAACGCCCGCAGCCGTCTGGATGGTGGGAGATACGACGATGGATATGGAGGCGGCGAAACGTGCCGGTGCGGGGGCGGTGGCGGTAGGGTGCGGGTACGGGACGCCCGAAGCCCTCGAAGGTTGCAGCGACAAGGTGGCAAAAGATGCCGTGGA
It encodes the following:
- a CDS encoding peptide-binding protein — protein: MTRIAFFLFLQLSLFASTLHLTLGANPSRINPLLATDSASGEVTGWIFNGLVKFDRHANIVGDLAESWEFLSPTHLRFHLREGVKWQDGKPFTSEDVVFTFDLTRSPKLFTPYASDFRYVKRVVAVDSKTVDVFYKEPYYKAVSIWMMGILPAHLWRGVKDPMTSSLNRHPVGTGPYRLVSLANSGDVVLKANPDYFEHKPNIETIHYHFIPDPTTQFLMLKAHKLDLGSLTPLQIEKQIDASFKAFYRIVTLPGRGYTYLGFNLKRDKFKDPRVRRAIDMAIDKKALVDILFFSHGKVCLGPFMPGTFAYPKNPPKPLYDPKRAKALLAEAGYDEAHPLTFTITTNANNATRLYAAQIIQYQLGKIGVKVKIRAMEWQAFLNTVVTPRRFDAILLGWSLGLIPDAYPLWHSDSDKLGGFNLVGYHNKEVDRLIEEAERSTDMKKVGRLYRKIFGLIAKDRPYVFLYIPDAITVVNRRITPIVPSVIGIMHNQIDWIKP
- a CDS encoding HAD family hydrolase translates to MTRPIILFDLDGTLIDSTEAILESFAYACRRFGKAVPDRERVTAMIGIPLGAMFERTGVPDGEVPRFVEAYKERYRAISCEKTRLLPGAKEALERASAFARLGVVTTKTGKYSIEILKHLGVMDCFETLVGSEDVTRHKPHPEPIFEALRRMGGTPAAVWMVGDTTMDMEAAKRAGAGAVAVGCGYGTPEALEGCSDKVAKDAVEAVEWIARSLRERG